The proteins below come from a single Sphingomonas carotinifaciens genomic window:
- the addA gene encoding double-strand break repair helicase AddA, with translation MAGTGNVMAQLPRLKGAQADASNPEAHVWLSASAGTGKTQVLAARVFRLLLRGVSPDAILCLTFTKAGAAEMAQRINGRLAAWVRMPDTELGADLIALGERVTPELRAHARTLFARVLDAPGGGLRIQTIHGFCQGLLAAFPVEAGLTPGFRPLEAREEAGLAREALAMMLERAETEGREGPIATVGRLSLRLGEGGAEAFLAACARAPGALEALPTGIQPWLRRALDLPGGDIGEAIAEGCDCLDRDAIARIAGANRAWGTATGQKVVATIEAWMDASPANQAATLAELMGTVFTAKGEPRKASRKLTDAEPDYEEIALELGSECRRLLGLAARARYADLLADALTVGRDYARAYVEAKRQVGAVDFDDLIRTTVGLLEQPGIGDWVRYKLDQVTEHVLIDEAQDTNLNQWRIVRALSDEFFVGRGVYAPSVRTLFTVGDYKQAIFGFQGTDPINFAAAERHFSGKASLVAGDESLPDDERGLPFNQLSLTHSFRTTRPVLEFVDAAIDAVGDAGLGVMAAIEEHASEVPGPGRVTLWPPVNAGGSEEDEEGWIDDAVRKVATDVARAVRRWLDAGVMLESKGRPLEPQDVMILVKRRGDLASLIVARLYAEGVPVAGVDRLRLNAPLAVQDLLAAIRFVLQPDDDLSLASLLVSPLVGWTQDQLMAAAPRDHGSLWAHLVRTQTPNALGPLRGMLARADIATPYQFLEELLSGPLDGRRKLIRRLGTEARDPIEELLNAALTFESTTTPSLQRFLDWFDRGDVEIVRDPSAPLDAVRVMTAHGSKGLQAPLVILADAAIDPTASPRSILRWAPEPGEQPIPVFSPRGDERGGPLDVVADELAARELAEHWRLFYVAATRAEEQLVIAGALGKRAAGEPPRDSWYAACARALTALGVPEGEGERVFTGREPQPPVPPRARGGVTAPMARVALPDWAHAPAPVESRPPRPLAPSALGEDRVADPPPTPAMRAAAERGRLIHCLLERLPAVAPVQRAGAADRWLATAGHVEDAAQRAALSATVRAILDDPAHAALFGPNSLAEAPIAATLPSGHVISGQVDRLLVEADRVSLVDYKTGRRAPAMLEEVPDYHLQQMGAYAAALRVIFPGRAIEVALLYTAGPRMIVIPPAVLEANKPRFVAAEQS, from the coding sequence ATGGCCGGGACCGGTAACGTGATGGCGCAGCTGCCCCGGTTGAAGGGCGCACAGGCCGACGCCAGCAATCCGGAGGCGCATGTCTGGCTGTCGGCGTCGGCGGGGACCGGCAAGACGCAGGTGCTGGCCGCGCGCGTGTTTCGCCTGTTGCTGCGCGGCGTTTCGCCCGATGCGATCCTGTGCCTGACCTTTACAAAGGCGGGCGCCGCGGAAATGGCGCAGCGGATCAACGGCCGCCTCGCCGCCTGGGTGCGCATGCCCGATACCGAACTGGGCGCCGACCTGATCGCGCTGGGCGAGCGGGTGACGCCCGAGCTGCGCGCGCATGCCCGCACGCTGTTCGCCCGCGTGCTGGATGCGCCGGGCGGAGGGCTGCGCATCCAGACCATCCATGGCTTCTGCCAGGGCCTGCTCGCCGCCTTCCCGGTCGAGGCGGGGCTGACCCCCGGTTTCCGTCCGCTGGAGGCGCGCGAGGAGGCGGGGCTGGCGCGCGAGGCGCTGGCGATGATGCTGGAGCGCGCCGAGACGGAGGGGCGCGAGGGGCCGATCGCGACGGTCGGCCGATTGTCGCTGCGGCTGGGCGAGGGCGGGGCGGAGGCGTTCCTCGCCGCCTGTGCCCGCGCGCCGGGGGCGCTGGAGGCCCTGCCGACCGGTATCCAGCCATGGCTGCGCCGCGCGCTGGACCTGCCCGGGGGCGATATCGGCGAGGCGATCGCGGAAGGCTGCGACTGTCTGGACCGTGACGCGATCGCGCGGATTGCGGGGGCGAACCGCGCCTGGGGCACTGCGACCGGCCAGAAGGTGGTCGCGACGATCGAGGCGTGGATGGACGCGTCCCCGGCGAACCAGGCAGCGACGCTCGCCGAGTTGATGGGCACCGTCTTCACCGCCAAGGGCGAGCCGCGCAAGGCATCCAGGAAGCTGACCGATGCCGAGCCCGATTACGAAGAGATCGCACTGGAACTGGGCAGCGAATGCCGTCGGTTGCTCGGCCTTGCGGCCCGCGCGCGCTATGCCGACCTGCTCGCCGATGCGCTGACCGTCGGGCGCGATTATGCCCGCGCCTATGTCGAGGCGAAGCGGCAGGTGGGGGCGGTCGATTTCGACGATCTGATCCGTACCACCGTCGGCCTGCTGGAACAGCCGGGCATCGGCGACTGGGTGCGCTACAAGCTGGATCAGGTGACCGAGCATGTCCTGATCGACGAGGCGCAGGACACGAACCTGAACCAGTGGCGCATCGTCCGGGCGCTGTCCGACGAGTTCTTCGTCGGCCGCGGCGTTTATGCGCCGTCGGTGCGCACCCTGTTCACGGTGGGCGACTACAAGCAGGCGATCTTCGGCTTTCAGGGAACCGACCCGATCAACTTTGCCGCGGCCGAGCGGCATTTCAGCGGCAAGGCATCGCTGGTCGCAGGGGACGAGAGCCTGCCCGACGACGAGCGCGGCCTGCCGTTCAACCAATTGTCGCTGACCCACAGCTTCCGCACCACGCGCCCCGTGCTGGAATTCGTCGATGCCGCGATCGATGCGGTCGGCGATGCCGGGCTGGGCGTCATGGCCGCGATCGAGGAACATGCCAGCGAGGTGCCCGGCCCCGGCCGCGTCACGCTGTGGCCGCCGGTCAATGCGGGCGGCAGCGAGGAGGACGAGGAAGGCTGGATCGACGATGCGGTGCGCAAGGTCGCCACCGATGTCGCGCGTGCCGTCCGCCGCTGGCTGGACGCCGGCGTGATGCTGGAAAGCAAGGGCCGTCCGCTGGAGCCGCAGGACGTGATGATCCTGGTGAAGCGGCGCGGCGACCTCGCCTCGCTGATCGTCGCGCGGCTTTATGCGGAAGGGGTGCCGGTCGCCGGCGTCGATCGCCTTCGCCTGAATGCGCCGCTGGCGGTGCAGGACCTGCTCGCCGCGATCCGCTTCGTGCTGCAACCCGATGACGACCTGTCGCTGGCGTCGCTGCTCGTCTCGCCGCTGGTCGGCTGGACGCAGGACCAGTTGATGGCGGCCGCACCGCGCGATCATGGCAGCCTGTGGGCGCATCTCGTGCGCACCCAGACCCCGAATGCGCTGGGGCCCCTTCGCGGCATGCTGGCCCGCGCCGACATCGCCACGCCCTATCAGTTCCTCGAAGAATTGCTGTCCGGGCCGCTGGACGGGCGGCGCAAGCTGATCCGGCGGCTGGGCACCGAGGCACGCGATCCGATCGAGGAACTGCTGAACGCCGCGCTGACCTTCGAGAGTACGACCACGCCGTCGCTGCAACGCTTCCTCGACTGGTTCGACCGGGGCGATGTTGAGATCGTGCGCGACCCTTCCGCCCCGCTCGACGCGGTGCGGGTGATGACGGCGCATGGGTCCAAGGGGTTGCAGGCGCCGCTCGTCATCCTTGCCGATGCCGCGATCGACCCGACCGCTTCTCCACGATCGATCCTGCGCTGGGCGCCCGAGCCCGGCGAGCAGCCCATTCCCGTATTTTCGCCGCGCGGGGACGAGCGGGGCGGCCCGCTGGACGTGGTGGCCGACGAACTGGCGGCACGCGAACTGGCCGAGCATTGGCGGCTTTTCTACGTCGCGGCGACGCGGGCGGAGGAACAGCTCGTCATTGCCGGTGCGCTCGGCAAGCGCGCTGCGGGCGAGCCGCCGCGCGACAGCTGGTACGCCGCCTGTGCGCGCGCGCTGACCGCGCTGGGTGTGCCGGAAGGGGAGGGCGAGCGCGTCTTCACCGGCCGCGAACCGCAGCCGCCGGTGCCGCCGCGCGCACGGGGCGGGGTGACGGCGCCGATGGCGCGGGTCGCACTGCCCGATTGGGCGCATGCGCCGGCACCCGTCGAGTCGCGCCCGCCGCGCCCGCTGGCGCCGTCCGCGCTGGGCGAGGACCGCGTCGCCGATCCGCCACCGACGCCCGCGATGCGCGCCGCGGCGGAGCGTGGGCGGCTGATCCACTGCCTGCTGGAGCGCCTGCCGGCGGTTGCCCCGGTACAGCGCGCGGGCGCCGCCGACCGCTGGCTCGCCACGGCCGGTCATGTCGAGGATGCCGCGCAGCGGGCGGCGCTGTCCGCCACGGTGCGCGCGATCCTGGATGATCCGGCACACGCGGCGCTGTTCGGCCCCAATTCGCTGGCCGAGGCGCCGATCGCCGCGACCCTGCCGAGCGGGCATGTCATCTCCGGGCAGGTCGACCGCTTGCTGGTGGAGGCGGACCGTGTGTCGCTGGTCGATTACAAGACCGGCCGCCGTGCCCCGGCGATGCTGGAGGAGGTGCCGGATTACCATCTGCAACAGATGGGCGCCTATGCCGCGGCGTTGCGCGTCATCTTTCCGGGACGCGCGATCGAGGTCGCCTTGCTCTATACCGCAGGGCCGCGAATGATCGTGATCCCACCGGCCGTGCTGGAGGCGAACAAGCCGCGCTTTGTGGCGGCGGAGCAAAGCTAG
- the trxA gene encoding thioredoxin, with protein MATKQITDASFDADVLNSDKPVLVDFWAEWCGPCKMIGPSLEELSEELGEQVTIAKLNIDDNPDAPGRYGVRGIPTMILFKAGTPAATKVGAEPKGRIKAWLEGAL; from the coding sequence ATGGCAACCAAGCAGATCACCGACGCCAGCTTCGACGCGGACGTGCTGAATTCCGACAAGCCGGTGCTGGTGGATTTCTGGGCGGAATGGTGCGGTCCGTGCAAGATGATCGGCCCGTCGCTGGAGGAACTGTCCGAAGAGCTGGGCGAGCAGGTGACGATCGCCAAGCTGAACATTGACGACAATCCCGACGCGCCCGGCCGCTACGGCGTGCGCGGCATTCCGACGATGATCCTGTTCAAGGCCGGCACCCCCGCCGCGACCAAGGTCGGCGCCGAGCCCAAGGGCCGGATCAAGGCCTGGCTGGAAGGCGCGCTCTGA
- the argJ gene encoding bifunctional glutamate N-acetyltransferase/amino-acid acetyltransferase ArgJ, whose protein sequence is MNASPLARPFPAMPAIAGVGLRVARARYKAWDRCDLTFVTLAEGTSVAGVLTNSRCPSPEVEWCRQALVLGQARALVVNAGNSNAFTGHRGRAAVEAIAARTASAIGCVPSDVFVASTGVIGVPLPIDKAEAGLDAAFAAEPCGWEDAAATIMTTDTFAKGAVTTAVVDGRTVTLAGIIKGSGMIAPDMATMLGFIFTDAAVDPAFLQRAMTGANAQSFSCITVDGDTSTSDTVLAFATGAAGNAPLVDDDSDGADAFRAALADLCHQLAVLVVRDGEGATKLIEVQVTGADSDRSAHRIAMSIANSPLVKTAVAGEDANWGRVVMAVGKAGEPAERDRLSIRFGNTLVARDGLAVEGYDEAPVTAHLKGQEVEIGVDLGIGEGEATVWTCDLTHGYISINADYRS, encoded by the coding sequence ATGAACGCGTCCCCCCTCGCCCGCCCCTTCCCCGCCATGCCCGCCATTGCGGGGGTCGGCCTGCGCGTCGCGCGGGCGCGGTACAAGGCGTGGGATCGGTGCGACCTGACGTTCGTGACCCTGGCGGAGGGAACGAGCGTCGCGGGGGTGCTGACCAACAGCCGGTGCCCGTCGCCGGAGGTGGAATGGTGCCGGCAGGCGCTGGTGCTGGGGCAGGCGCGCGCGCTGGTGGTGAATGCGGGGAACTCCAACGCGTTCACCGGGCATCGTGGACGGGCGGCAGTGGAGGCGATCGCGGCGCGTACGGCGTCGGCGATCGGGTGCGTGCCGTCCGACGTGTTCGTCGCATCGACCGGGGTGATCGGCGTGCCGTTGCCAATCGACAAGGCCGAGGCCGGGCTCGACGCCGCTTTCGCCGCCGAGCCGTGCGGGTGGGAGGATGCCGCCGCGACGATCATGACCACCGATACCTTCGCCAAGGGCGCGGTGACGACGGCGGTAGTGGACGGGCGCACCGTGACGCTGGCCGGGATCATCAAGGGTTCGGGGATGATCGCGCCCGACATGGCGACGATGCTGGGCTTCATCTTCACCGACGCGGCGGTCGATCCGGCGTTCCTGCAACGCGCGATGACGGGCGCCAATGCGCAAAGCTTCTCGTGCATCACGGTGGACGGCGATACCTCGACCAGCGACACGGTGCTGGCCTTTGCCACCGGCGCGGCGGGCAATGCGCCCCTGGTCGACGACGACAGCGACGGGGCGGACGCGTTCCGCGCTGCGCTGGCCGATCTGTGCCACCAGCTGGCGGTGCTGGTGGTGCGCGACGGCGAGGGCGCGACCAAGCTGATCGAGGTTCAGGTGACGGGCGCCGATAGCGACCGGTCCGCGCACCGTATCGCGATGTCGATCGCCAATTCGCCGCTGGTGAAGACCGCGGTGGCGGGCGAGGATGCGAATTGGGGACGGGTCGTGATGGCGGTCGGCAAGGCGGGCGAGCCGGCGGAGCGCGACCGACTGTCGATCCGCTTCGGCAACACGCTGGTCGCGCGCGACGGCCTGGCGGTCGAGGGCTATGACGAAGCGCCCGTGACGGCGCATCTGAAGGGCCAGGAGGTCGAGATCGGCGTCGATCTGGGGATCGGCGAGGGCGAGGCCACGGTTTGGACGTGCGACCTGACCCATGGTTACATCAGCATCAACGCCGACTATCGAAGCTGA
- a CDS encoding energy transducer TonB produces MIGVLALIAVLALLLLAIGIVTAGTAFRYLRAPVPTRLPRDLPVPAQPPRPLNDVATWFGPDDYPAQAIRRNEEGRVRVALLINADGRPSACEVMESSHHRLLDRATCRAAVRHARYAPARDRSGAAIPARVDLSAVRWRLPSE; encoded by the coding sequence ATGATCGGCGTGCTGGCGCTGATCGCGGTGTTGGCGCTGCTGTTGCTGGCGATCGGCATCGTCACGGCCGGCACCGCATTCCGATATCTGCGGGCGCCGGTTCCTACCCGCCTGCCGCGCGACCTGCCTGTGCCTGCGCAGCCGCCCCGACCGTTGAATGATGTCGCGACCTGGTTCGGGCCGGACGATTATCCTGCGCAGGCGATCCGCAGGAACGAGGAGGGGCGCGTGCGCGTCGCGCTGCTCATCAATGCAGACGGCCGGCCATCTGCGTGCGAGGTGATGGAGAGCAGCCATCACCGGCTTCTCGACCGCGCGACGTGCCGAGCCGCGGTGCGCCATGCGCGCTACGCACCCGCTCGGGACAGGAGTGGCGCTGCTATTCCTGCCAGGGTCGATCTAAGTGCCGTACGGTGGCGTTTGCCGTCAGAGTAG